The following nucleotide sequence is from Gymnodinialimonas phycosphaerae.
GATCGAGATCTGGCCTGCCCGCGCGAAGTCGATCAGTCCTTGGGCCATCGGAATGTCCAACGTGCGCGGGGAATTGGTGTTGATGATCGTGTAACACCTTGGCTGGTCTGAGAACGCCTCGTCCGTAAGGCCGCGGAAATCACGCAGCATCTCGAAGCTGTCCATCACTTGCGGCGTACCGCGTGAGAAAATGAATGGAAATTTGTCGCTGTGCGTCAACTGGGCTTCCAGCGTGAAATAGTGGCGGATGTTGGTGGCGACGTCTTGCGGCTCCACGAGAGGGGGGAGCATTTGGAAGACGTCGAAGTGATGGGTTAACTGGATTAACTCCTTGAAGTCGCGTGCACAGCCGGGACGACGCCCGCGGATCTCGTCGGTCGCATGGGGGGCGCCCGCGCCGGGCTGAAAGACCAGCGACCCCAATTCCAGCACGATATCGCGATGGGCGACGCCCGCGCGCCCCTCGATCCGGGTGGGTGCAGAGGCGACGGCAGCGGCCACCATATCGCGCCCGATACGAACCATTTCGTCCTTCACGATCGCGCCGCCTGCCGCGAAAATCGCTTGCGCCTCCGGCAGCAAGACCCTCATGCCGAGACGCTCCAGAATGTCCAACGCGGCCTCGTGCATCGCCTCGATCCGGTCCGCCGAGAAGACGTCCATTGATGGGAAGGGGTTACGCAGCTGGCCATAGTTGGTGACGCGCGCCGAGGGACGCGGCCCCGCGCGGTTGCGTCCGCGATTCCGCGTGGGTTGGCTCATCCCCGCATCGCTTTGCCAGCCGGATCATAGGGCGAGGCGGGGATGACTTTCGCCCCCCGTTCGACGCCCACGACATGGACGGTCAAGGCTGTCCCCTCGCTGGCGGCGTCCGCGCTAACCATTGCCATAGCAAGGGATTTCTGGACCGTATGACCGTAGCCACCGGAGGTGACAAACCCTACCATTTCGCCGTTTTGCCATACAGGCTCATAGCCGATGGGGTCCGCGCCCTCGCTGTCGATTTCCAGGGTTACGATCCTCTGATCCGGCCCGTTGCCGTCCCGTTCCGCGACCGCGCCCGCCTTGCCGATGAAGTCTTTCTCCCAGTCGATCCAGCGGTCCATGCCGGTTTGCGCCGGCGTGTAGCCTTGGGTGAATTCCGCCGACCAGATGCCGAAGGACTTCTCCAAGCGGGTGGAGAGAAGCGCATTGAATCCGACCTCTTTGATGCCTGCTTCGGCGCCAGCCTCAAGCAGCATGTGGCGCAAGCTGATGTGGTCGCCGTAGCGGCAATTGATCTCATAGCCGCGCTCCCCCGTAACGCTCATCCGCGCGACATTGGTTTGCAGCAAACCCACGTCCATTCGCGCGCACCCCATGAAAGGAAGATCGACTCCGCCGTGTACCAACTTGTCGATCACGTCCTTCGATTTCGGCCCGGCGAGGGCGAAGCCGCAAATCTCTTCGCCAAGGTCACGAACGTTAACGCCGTTAATCAGATGGTCGTTGAACCACCGCATGTGCCACGCGCGCAGGTAGTAGCTGCCCATGATCCACCAGGTGCCGTCGCCCCAGTTGAACATCGTCAGATCGCCCATGAGACGGCCACTTTCCGCGAGCATCGGCGCCAGTTTTGCCCGGCCGGGTTTTGGCAATCTGCAGGCCATCAAAGTGTTCAGCCAAGGCTCGGCCTCGGGGCCGGAGACCTCGAACCGGGAAAAGCCCGTGATGTCCAGAAGCGCCACGCCTTCGCGCACGACGCGGCATTCCTCGGCCACGATGTCATGGGCGTTGGACCGCTTGAGGGTCAGGTTTTCCACGAACTCCTCGGAGGGCGCGAAGTACAGCGGCACCTCCAGATCCCAGGATTGGCCCCAGCGGCAGCCCGCCGCCGTCATGCCCTCGTAGGCCGAAGCGCGCTTCAAGGGGCGGCCTGCGGGCAACTGTTCGTTCGGGTAGGACATCACGAAGCGGCGCGAGTAGAACTGACCTGTGGTCTGGCGGATGTATTCGCGGTTTTCCGCGAACGTGCCGTAGCGCGCGACATCCATGGAATAAGTGTCGGCCTCGGTCTCGCCGTGGATCATCCATTCGGCCAGCGACTTGCCGACGCCCCCGCCTTGAAGGAATCCGGCCATCACGGCACAGGCGCACCAGTACCCATTAACGCCGTTAACCGGACCCACCAACGGGTTGCCATCGGGTGAAAAGGTGAAGGCACCGTTCACCCAGGTCTTCACGCCCGTGGTTTGCAGCGCGGGATAGCGTTCGAACCCCAGGATCAGCTCATTCTCAATGCGGTCGGTTTGCTCCTGGAACAGCTCCATCCCGTAGTCCCAAGGCGCGCCGTCCATGGCCCAGTGTTCATGGTCAACCTCATATATTCCCAGTAGCAAACCCTTTTGATCCTGCCGCATGTACGTGAACCCTTCCAGGTCCACGGTCATGGGAACCTCGAAGTCCAGCGCCGCCAATTCGGGGATCGTGTCCGAGATCAGATAGTGATGTTTCAGCGGGCTGACGGGCAGCTCGATGCCCGCCATGCGGCCCAATTGCTTTGCCCAAAGGCCGCCCGCGTTAACCACGTGTTCGCAGGTGATGACGCCCTTGTCGGTCACAACTTTCCAGCCGTCTTTTGTCTGGATCAGCTCTTCCACCTTGGTGTGTTCATAGTATTCCGCGCCGCGCATCTTGGCGGCGGTGGCGTAAGCGTGGACGGTGCCGGTGGTATCTACATACCCCTCCCGGTCGGCCCACAACGCGCCGATGACGCCGTCGGTGGACATGATCGGACAGGCTTCTTGCGCCTCTTTAGGGGTCATGAGATGGCAGTCGGTGATTCCGATCGCCTGAAACGTGCGATAAGCCGATTGCAGCCATTCCCAACGTTCCGGTGTGCCCGCAAGCGTCAGGCCGCCGGTCATGTGCAGGCCAATGTTCTGGCCGGACTCGGCTTCAATTTCCGACAATAAATCAATGGTGTAGGCTTGCAGCGCCGCCATGTTGGGGTCCGCGTTCAACGCATGGATGCCGCCGGCTGCGTGCCAGCTGGAGCCTGCGGTCAGTACGCTCCGCTCCAGCATGCACACGTCTTTCCAACCGAATTTCGCCAGATGATAGAGGACGGAGGATCCAACAACGCCCCCCCCGATGACGACGGCACGATAGTGGGATTTCATGGGGCGGGTCTCCGAAAGGTGGACGTGACTTCACGGAGCGTAGGAAGGATTGGACAGTTCTGTCCAGAGCGTTTGCGACGCCCTTCTGGCCATTATGCGACGTGCTCGGCAGAAAAGGGTGCTCAAGGCCCGCAGGGAAGGGTTTCAGCCGAGACGCCCGGGGAAACGTAGAGGCGCAAGGTGACGGGCCGAAAATTGCCGATGGAGATCCCCGTGATTTGAGGCACGTTTGAGAAAGCGTTTTCTGCGCCGGGGATCAACGCGGGCGAGATCCAGGCGGCGCGGTTCGGCGCTTCGGCCAGGTAGGCCAGCGCACCTTCGGCATCGGTCAGGATCGTGTCGGTGCCGAGGCGGAAGACGGCGGAGGGTTCGGCATATCCCGCCAGCGCGATGGGGCCCTCGACACAGCTATACCGCGCGGAAGCTTCGACCAGACGGTCCGCGATCCAGAAGTCACGGGCAGCGGGCAGACTGACGGCGGTCAAAGTCCAGCCCATCGCTACGCCGCAGAGCGCCATTGCCGCGACCGCCTTGGCCACTGCGCCCCTCCACAACAGCGTGACGCCGGTGAGGCCCGCCAACACGAACGCTGTCGCCCCGACGACCGATGGGATGTGAATCGGCTCCGCCGGGCCGTAAGCCACCGGGGCGGCGACCGCCACGACGCTGAAGAACACGAGGGCGAGCGTCCAGCCGACGGTCCCTACAGCGGCGCCCCAGCGGCTGAATGGCATCTCCGCTTTCGTAAGGCGCACCAGTGCTGCGCCACACAGCAACATGAGGGCGGGATAGAGGGGGAGCGTGTAGTGGATCAGCTTGACGGGCACCGCCTCGAACACAATCCAGCCGGGGATAAGCCAGCCCAGAAGCAGCGCTGTTTTCGGGTCCTTGCGGGTGGCCCATGCGAAGGAAAGCGCCATTGGAATCAAAAGGCTCCACGGGAAGAACGTCAGCCAGATCGTGATCAGGTAAAGGCCAGGAGGGGAGGCGGCATGCTCGCCCCCGGCGGTGATCTTGTCGCTCAGGTCGCCGCCAAGGGACGCGCTCCAGAATGCGCCGTCGGTGACAATACTGATGGCGATAAACCACGGGGCGACGAGGGCCATGAAAAGGGCAAGGCCGGGCAGGGGGCGCAGGCGGGTCAGCCAGGTGAGGTTTCGATACTGAAGTGCAATCCACACCATCGCGCCCACGACGGGTAGGACAACCATTGGGCCCTTCAGCAGGAAGCCCGCCGCCAGCCCCGTCCAAAAGGTTAACGGCGTTAACCAGGGACGAGCCATGTCGAGCCACGCACGGCCGAGGGCGCCCATGGTAAGGATCACCGAAAGGACCAAGGCTGCGTCGGTCTTGGCGGTCCGCGCCTCGGCGTGCATCATGTAGACTGTCGCGCAGATCACCCCCGCGATCACCGCGGCGCGTCGTCCGACAACGGGCGTTCCAGCCCAGATCAACGCCAAGGCCGATAACGCCCCTGCCAGATAAGACGGCAAGCGGTGCACCCAGATCGGTGTCTCACCCGAGACACCCGTGATCCAAATCGCGGCCGTTTGCGCCCAATAGATAAGAGCTGGCTTGTTGTGGCGCGGGGCCTCTTGCACGCGCATGTCGATCAGATCGCCCGTCGCCGCCATTTGCCGTGCGGACTGCGCAAACCGCGCCTCGTCACGGTCCTGGACCGGAAGCTCTGCCAGCCCCACCCCGAAGCTTGCAAGCGCCAGAATCAGCACCAAAAGCGGTGCAACGCGGGCTGTCAGATCATTCATGTCTGGTCGTGTACCGCGTCATCAGGCCCGGCGTGTTTGTTGCGGTGGATCAATACCAGGTTGCGGGCGTAAACGATGACGCCAGTGGATTGGCCGAGGATGAAGACAGGGTCTTGGCGGTATATCGCATAGGCCAACATCAACAGGCCGCCGCTTATCGACAAATACCAGAACGCGACGGGGACATAGGACCGCCCCGCTTTCTCAGAGGCGATCCATTGAACGATGAAGCGCGACGCGAAAATGCCTTGAGCAAGGAAGCCAAGCGCGACCCACCAGAATTCGAACCAATTGTCGATGTTCAAGAAACCGAAGAGCCAATCTTCCATGGTCAGCGTTCCTCCGGTCGCGAGATGTCGGTCTCTTTCGGCAAGACCTTGCGACGGCGACGGATCAACCAGGCGACACCCATCAAGTCGAAAAACCCGACGATGGCGCGGCCGAGGTTGGTATATTTCGACGCCCCCGCCACACGCGGTCTATGGGCCACGTCGACATGGGCGATCTGCCAGCCATCTCGTTGAAAAAGCGCGGGTAGATAGCGATGCATATGGTCGAAATAGGGCAGGGCAAGATAGGCATCCCGGCGATACGCCTTCAACCCGCAGCCGGTGTCCCGCGTGCCGTCTTTCAGCAAGACGCCCCGGATCGCATTGGCCGCCCGCGATGCGAGACGTTTGGGTAGCGGATCATCGCGTTTCACGCGCTGGCCGGCCACGAGGCCCAGGCTTTCGGGCCCGTCCAACAACGCGTTCAACAGCTTGGGCAGTTCCTCTGGCGGGTTCTGGCCGTCGCCGTCCAACGTCGCGATGATCGGCGCGCGGGCGGCGCGCACTGCCGCGTGCACCGCCGCCGATTGCCCGGCCGGTCGCGGATGCGTGAGGATCGTCAGGTTCGCCTGCGGATGGGCCGCGCCGAACGCGCGCAGGGCGGTCGCCGTGCCATCGGTGGATCCGTCATCGGTCACGCAAATCTCGAACGCGCCGAGCGGCTCAGCCGCTGCCACGCAAGCACCAAGCAAATGCGGCACCGTTTCGGCCTCATTCAGCATGGGGATCGCAATCGCGAACCGGGGCGTGGTCATCGTGGCGCTCCTCTCGGGCGATTTCGCAACGGTTTAGGCGGAAACAGCGCGGGCCGGAAGAGGCGTTTGAATTATCGGGGCGTCACAAGGCGGAAAGCCGCGCCTCTTGGCGCTCGATCAACGCGTCGATCTCTCGAATGGTGGTGTCACTCATGACGAGGCCAGGTTTGCGCACGGTGGCGTGGGCAATCGCACCGCGTTTTGCGAGGATGTGCTTTCGAACCGCAAGACCCATGCCGGGCTGGCATTCGTAGCGGATCAGCGGCAGGTATGCGTCGAAGATGTCCCGCGCGTGGGCCGGGTCTGTTAGGGTCAGTGCAGTGATGTCACGCATCATCTCGGGGTAGGCGAAACCGGTCATCGCGCCGTCCGCACCGCGCTGCATTTCTTCGAACAGGAACTGGCCCCCATTGCCACAAAGGATCGACATCCTGCGCGCGCCTTCGGCTTCTTGGGTGCGAAGGGCGGTGATCTTCTCCAACCCTGGCCAATCCTCGTGCTTGAGCATTTTACAAGTGGGGCAGGTGTCGAAAATGGTCCGCAGTACCCGGGGCGTGATCTGCACACCCGTGTCGAGGGGGAAGTCTTGCAAGACCCAGGGGGTGGGGCCAAGCGTTTCGGCAACCAGTTGGAAATAAGAGATAATTTGATCATCAGTGCGTAAGGTTTTTGGCGGGGCAACCATGACACCCGCTGCGCCGTTGTCCATCGCCGTGGCGCTGAGGGCTTGGATCGCGGAAAGGCCGGGGGCGGAAACGCCGACGATCACGGGCATGCGGGTTCGGGCCGCAACCCGGTGAATGACGGCCTCAGACTCAGCTGCGGAAAGCTTGCCGGCCTCTCCCATGATGCCGAGGATCGTAATGCCCGTGGCGCCCGTGTTGGCATAAAAATCGACCATGGTGTCGATGCTATCCAGATCCAGTGCGCCGTCGGGCAAAAAGGGCGTCGCCACGATGGTGAAAACGCCGGAGGTGGTCTCATCAAGCATGTCGGTCTCCGACTTTATGGTATTGTTTCAAAGGGATACGGGGCAGAGCCATGGCGACGGCGGCTTGGCAGGGCTCCACCACCGGGACGCCAAGCGCCTCCTCCAGGGGCAAGCGAAAGCGTGCCATGCCAGCGCAGCCCATGATCAAGACGTCTGCGCCGTCCTTCTCGATCAGGTCGCGACCGACTTGTATCATCCGCTCCTGTGTCTTGCCCGCATCTTGCAGGTCGGCGACACCAAGGTTTAACGCGCGATCACCCGCAAGGCGGCTTTGCACGCCCATGGCCCCGATACTGCGCAAGTGGCGTGGAATAGACGTCGGCAAAATCGCAATGATCCCAAAGCGTTGGCCAAGGGTCAGGGCCGTCATGATGGCGCTTTCCTGAATGCCCAGGACAGGCTTTGCGGTCTGGTCCCGCAGCGCATGTAGGCCCGGATCGCCGAAGCAAGCGATCACGAACGCGGTTGCCTGCTCCTCGACCTGTGCGGCGAGGGCGAGGGTCTGCGGGATTGTCTGATCCGCCTGCGCCTGGCTTTCGATGCCTTTGGGCCCAAGGGGGTTGGTGAGGCAGATAATGCGCCCCATGCTTTCCAAAGGCGCGACGGCCGCTTGAATCCCGAGAGTGACAGCCTCGGAAGAGTTTGGGTTGATCACGTAAAGGTTTTGTTTCTCGTCCATGTCAGGTCAGGCGCCCGGCCGCGTGGCAGTCTGGATTTCCAGCTGATAGCCCTCGGGGTCGTCAAACACGAAGGCCCGGATGCCAATGGCATCGTTCACAAACATTTCACTCAGGTTTTCAACGCCTTGGGTCTGGATGTAGCTGTACCAGGCGTCCACATCAGGGACGCGAACGCAAAACTGCACTGGACGCGTTTCGGCCCATTTGTGCATGCCGTGGGCCTCGTCCACGAGGCCGATATGGGCGCCGGGACAAACCCGCATGATCTTGGCGAGGCCGCGCTGGTCGATCACGAGGGGGAATCCCATCACATCACGATAGAACGCCTCCGCTCGAGCCAGATCCTTGTAGTAGAGGAAAGTGATGGCCAGTTCATTGGCGGCGTCAGGGCGTTGCGTCATTCAGGGGCTCCGATCAATCCAGCGGCCTTGGCCGGGGTCAGTAGTGAGTTTTCCATCTGTAACGATCCGATTTCCACGCAGAAAAACATCGACGGGCCAACCGGTTACGCAGTGACCTTCATAGGGATTGTAGCCGACATTGTCGTGCAAGTCGTCCGCCCCATAGGTATGTGTCCTGGTCGGATCCCACAACACGATGTCTGCATCGGCGCCGGGAACAAGGCGTCCCTTGCCAGGCAGCCCGTAGATGTCTGCGGCGGCAGTCGCAGTAAGGGTCTCAAACGCGGTTTGCGGCAACTTGGACCGGTTGATGATTGCATCAAACATCAAGGGCATTCGCGTTTCGAGGCCGGGAAGCCCGTTGGCGATATCGGG
It contains:
- a CDS encoding trimethylamine methyltransferase family protein, translated to MSQPTRNRGRNRAGPRPSARVTNYGQLRNPFPSMDVFSADRIEAMHEAALDILERLGMRVLLPEAQAIFAAGGAIVKDEMVRIGRDMVAAAVASAPTRIEGRAGVAHRDIVLELGSLVFQPGAGAPHATDEIRGRRPGCARDFKELIQLTHHFDVFQMLPPLVEPQDVATNIRHYFTLEAQLTHSDKFPFIFSRGTPQVMDSFEMLRDFRGLTDEAFSDQPRCYTIINTNSPRTLDIPMAQGLIDFARAGQISIVTPFTLMGAMAPITVAGAITLSHAEALAAITLTQLTKPGAPVCYGTFTSNVDMKSGAPAFGTPSHFQASLAAGQLARFLGLPWRSAAGSAANLNDVQAANENQFGLWGCLMAGATIVIHSAGWLEGGLSVSYEKLITDAEVLNMVAELCAGAEANDAEIGLDAIAETAPSGHFFATAQTMARFQTEFYEPIIHDYANFGTWTERGAKDASNRARDVWQGILADPKGPKVDPDRLDALQADIARRTQRGGALPES
- a CDS encoding GcvT family protein, with translation MKSHYRAVVIGGGVVGSSVLYHLAKFGWKDVCMLERSVLTAGSSWHAAGGIHALNADPNMAALQAYTIDLLSEIEAESGQNIGLHMTGGLTLAGTPERWEWLQSAYRTFQAIGITDCHLMTPKEAQEACPIMSTDGVIGALWADREGYVDTTGTVHAYATAAKMRGAEYYEHTKVEELIQTKDGWKVVTDKGVITCEHVVNAGGLWAKQLGRMAGIELPVSPLKHHYLISDTIPELAALDFEVPMTVDLEGFTYMRQDQKGLLLGIYEVDHEHWAMDGAPWDYGMELFQEQTDRIENELILGFERYPALQTTGVKTWVNGAFTFSPDGNPLVGPVNGVNGYWCACAVMAGFLQGGGVGKSLAEWMIHGETEADTYSMDVARYGTFAENREYIRQTTGQFYSRRFVMSYPNEQLPAGRPLKRASAYEGMTAAGCRWGQSWDLEVPLYFAPSEEFVENLTLKRSNAHDIVAEECRVVREGVALLDITGFSRFEVSGPEAEPWLNTLMACRLPKPGRAKLAPMLAESGRLMGDLTMFNWGDGTWWIMGSYYLRAWHMRWFNDHLINGVNVRDLGEEICGFALAGPKSKDVIDKLVHGGVDLPFMGCARMDVGLLQTNVARMSVTGERGYEINCRYGDHISLRHMLLEAGAEAGIKEVGFNALLSTRLEKSFGIWSAEFTQGYTPAQTGMDRWIDWEKDFIGKAGAVAERDGNGPDQRIVTLEIDSEGADPIGYEPVWQNGEMVGFVTSGGYGHTVQKSLAMAMVSADAASEGTALTVHVVGVERGAKVIPASPYDPAGKAMRG
- a CDS encoding ArnT family glycosyltransferase, yielding MNDLTARVAPLLVLILALASFGVGLAELPVQDRDEARFAQSARQMAATGDLIDMRVQEAPRHNKPALIYWAQTAAIWITGVSGETPIWVHRLPSYLAGALSALALIWAGTPVVGRRAAVIAGVICATVYMMHAEARTAKTDAALVLSVILTMGALGRAWLDMARPWLTPLTFWTGLAAGFLLKGPMVVLPVVGAMVWIALQYRNLTWLTRLRPLPGLALFMALVAPWFIAISIVTDGAFWSASLGGDLSDKITAGGEHAASPPGLYLITIWLTFFPWSLLIPMALSFAWATRKDPKTALLLGWLIPGWIVFEAVPVKLIHYTLPLYPALMLLCGAALVRLTKAEMPFSRWGAAVGTVGWTLALVFFSVVAVAAPVAYGPAEPIHIPSVVGATAFVLAGLTGVTLLWRGAVAKAVAAMALCGVAMGWTLTAVSLPAARDFWIADRLVEASARYSCVEGPIALAGYAEPSAVFRLGTDTILTDAEGALAYLAEAPNRAAWISPALIPGAENAFSNVPQITGISIGNFRPVTLRLYVSPGVSAETLPCGP
- a CDS encoding lipid-A-disaccharide synthase N-terminal domain-containing protein, which translates into the protein MEDWLFGFLNIDNWFEFWWVALGFLAQGIFASRFIVQWIASEKAGRSYVPVAFWYLSISGGLLMLAYAIYRQDPVFILGQSTGVIVYARNLVLIHRNKHAGPDDAVHDQT
- a CDS encoding glycosyltransferase family 2 protein, which translates into the protein MTTPRFAIAIPMLNEAETVPHLLGACVAAAEPLGAFEICVTDDGSTDGTATALRAFGAAHPQANLTILTHPRPAGQSAAVHAAVRAARAPIIATLDGDGQNPPEELPKLLNALLDGPESLGLVAGQRVKRDDPLPKRLASRAANAIRGVLLKDGTRDTGCGLKAYRRDAYLALPYFDHMHRYLPALFQRDGWQIAHVDVAHRPRVAGASKYTNLGRAIVGFFDLMGVAWLIRRRRKVLPKETDISRPEER
- a CDS encoding dihydrodipicolinate synthase family protein, whose translation is MLDETTSGVFTIVATPFLPDGALDLDSIDTMVDFYANTGATGITILGIMGEAGKLSAAESEAVIHRVAARTRMPVIVGVSAPGLSAIQALSATAMDNGAAGVMVAPPKTLRTDDQIISYFQLVAETLGPTPWVLQDFPLDTGVQITPRVLRTIFDTCPTCKMLKHEDWPGLEKITALRTQEAEGARRMSILCGNGGQFLFEEMQRGADGAMTGFAYPEMMRDITALTLTDPAHARDIFDAYLPLIRYECQPGMGLAVRKHILAKRGAIAHATVRKPGLVMSDTTIREIDALIERQEARLSAL
- a CDS encoding aspartate/glutamate racemase family protein, coding for MDEKQNLYVINPNSSEAVTLGIQAAVAPLESMGRIICLTNPLGPKGIESQAQADQTIPQTLALAAQVEEQATAFVIACFGDPGLHALRDQTAKPVLGIQESAIMTALTLGQRFGIIAILPTSIPRHLRSIGAMGVQSRLAGDRALNLGVADLQDAGKTQERMIQVGRDLIEKDGADVLIMGCAGMARFRLPLEEALGVPVVEPCQAAVAMALPRIPLKQYHKVGDRHA
- a CDS encoding VOC family protein produces the protein MTQRPDAANELAITFLYYKDLARAEAFYRDVMGFPLVIDQRGLAKIMRVCPGAHIGLVDEAHGMHKWAETRPVQFCVRVPDVDAWYSYIQTQGVENLSEMFVNDAIGIRAFVFDDPEGYQLEIQTATRPGA